The following are from one region of the Moritella sp. 24 genome:
- a CDS encoding LysR substrate-binding domain-containing protein — MSDWSGVSEFVAVAETESFTAAAKRLGISTAQVSRQISALEERLSAKLFYRTTRKVSVTEVGGIYYQHCRQVMDGLADAERAISNLQSTPKGKLKITAPITYGERSVAPLVNDFVTQYPELEVQLVLSNQQIDLIDEGFDLAIRLGQLGDSSMIGKRLATRKQYVCAAPEYLSAFGAPHTLSELDRHNCLSGTLDYWRFQEKGKARNIRVKGNFSCNSGPVLVDAALKGVGIVQLPDYYVQEYINQGQLIEVLPNYREPDDAVWALYPQNRHLSPKVRMLVDYLAKELAIS; from the coding sequence ATGAGTGATTGGTCCGGCGTCAGTGAGTTTGTTGCTGTTGCAGAAACAGAAAGTTTTACCGCAGCGGCAAAACGCTTAGGCATCTCTACAGCACAAGTGAGTCGACAGATTTCTGCCCTTGAAGAACGGTTATCGGCAAAATTGTTTTATCGTACAACACGTAAAGTATCGGTAACTGAGGTTGGGGGTATTTATTATCAGCATTGCCGTCAGGTGATGGATGGTTTAGCGGATGCCGAACGTGCGATCAGTAATTTGCAAAGTACACCTAAAGGTAAGCTGAAAATAACAGCCCCTATTACTTATGGTGAAAGAAGTGTTGCACCCTTAGTCAATGACTTTGTGACGCAATATCCTGAACTCGAAGTACAGTTAGTATTATCAAACCAACAAATTGATTTAATTGATGAAGGATTCGATTTAGCGATCCGCTTAGGACAGTTAGGTGATTCATCAATGATTGGTAAGCGACTGGCTACCCGTAAACAATATGTGTGTGCAGCACCTGAATATTTAAGTGCGTTTGGTGCGCCACATACCTTGTCAGAACTAGATCGTCATAACTGTTTATCTGGCACGTTGGATTATTGGCGCTTTCAAGAAAAAGGCAAGGCGCGTAATATTCGTGTGAAGGGTAATTTTAGTTGTAACAGTGGTCCAGTATTAGTAGATGCGGCATTGAAAGGTGTCGGTATTGTGCAACTTCCCGATTATTATGTGCAGGAATATATTAATCAGGGCCAGCTTATTGAAGTGTTACCTAACTATCGAGAGCCGGATGATGCTGTGTGGGCTTTATACCCGCAAAATCGCCATCTGTCGCCGAAAGTACGTATGTTAGTGGACTATTTAGCGAAAGAACTCGCGATAAGTTAG
- a CDS encoding YdcH family protein produces the protein MQNEKHPITHEFPEHAIDIAKLKSDDPEFADLAKEYHKLDHHIYVLEASNIPTTDSHFVELKNRRLTLKDQLYQKLINGDF, from the coding sequence ATGCAGAATGAAAAACACCCGATCACGCATGAATTTCCCGAACACGCTATCGACATCGCTAAATTAAAAAGTGATGATCCAGAATTTGCCGATCTTGCCAAAGAATACCACAAACTCGATCACCATATTTACGTCCTTGAAGCCAGTAATATTCCAACCACAGACAGCCATTTTGTCGAATTAAAAAACCGTCGATTAACCTTAAAAGATCAACTTTATCAAAAACTAATTAATGGTGATTTTTAA
- a CDS encoding TetR/AcrR family transcriptional regulator, which yields MPRPKQNEHTREALIEVGIKHISQHGYHGTGIKQILDELKVPKGSFYNYFNSKEAFVAELIEADMHANAKEIQPLLDDANLNPIEKLRALFEKGRQKYTENQGKQGCLVASVANDIGDSSALCQQAMQRSVKALNQLLSGLVSDAQAQQLIRTDLPAKQLATLMWTAWEGSLIEMKIAGNTDNLTQITDFIFDDILKAN from the coding sequence ATGCCAAGACCTAAACAAAACGAACATACACGCGAAGCCCTGATTGAAGTTGGTATCAAACATATCTCTCAACACGGCTATCACGGTACTGGGATAAAACAGATCCTAGATGAGCTGAAAGTACCTAAAGGGTCCTTTTATAATTATTTTAATAGCAAAGAAGCTTTTGTTGCCGAGCTTATCGAAGCCGATATGCACGCTAATGCAAAGGAAATTCAACCGCTATTGGATGACGCAAACCTGAACCCAATAGAAAAATTGCGTGCTCTTTTCGAAAAAGGTCGTCAAAAATATACCGAAAATCAAGGTAAGCAAGGTTGTTTAGTCGCAAGTGTCGCTAACGATATTGGTGACTCGAGTGCATTATGCCAACAAGCAATGCAGCGTTCGGTTAAGGCCCTCAACCAATTATTATCTGGATTAGTTAGCGATGCGCAAGCACAGCAATTAATTCGTACTGACTTACCCGCGAAACAGCTTGCTACATTAATGTGGACAGCATGGGAAGGCAGTTTAATCGAAATGAAGATTGCTGGTAATACCGATAACCTTACTCAGATCACTGATTTCATTTTTGATGACATTTTAAAAGCAAACTAA
- a CDS encoding YceH family protein: protein MDELSLHETRVLGALIEKEHTTPDNYPLSLNSLTSACNQKSSREPVLSLSQDEVQNIVDDLVKKHLVINDENGGKRSAKIRHRFGNTEFSKLRFTPQQLAILTLLFLRGPQTPGELRTRSARQCQFNDVHEVETALDQLLNHEQGPFIVKLAREPGQSACRYAHLFSGEVTSTAGTGAEEKSAAQTINQRSDENDALSSRVNELEQEVATLKAQLAELQETVSALID, encoded by the coding sequence ATGGATGAACTATCACTACATGAAACCCGCGTATTAGGTGCGTTAATTGAAAAAGAACACACCACACCCGACAATTACCCGCTATCACTAAATTCGTTAACATCAGCCTGCAATCAAAAAAGCAGTCGAGAGCCCGTACTCTCACTTAGCCAAGACGAAGTACAAAACATTGTTGATGATCTAGTGAAGAAGCACTTGGTTATCAATGATGAAAACGGCGGTAAGCGCAGTGCTAAAATTCGTCATCGTTTTGGTAATACTGAGTTCAGTAAACTACGTTTTACCCCACAACAATTAGCTATATTAACATTGCTATTTTTACGTGGCCCACAAACACCCGGTGAATTACGAACTCGCTCAGCACGTCAATGTCAGTTTAATGATGTCCACGAAGTTGAAACGGCATTAGATCAGCTACTCAACCATGAGCAGGGGCCATTTATCGTTAAACTTGCACGTGAGCCGGGGCAAAGTGCTTGCCGTTATGCCCACTTATTTAGCGGTGAGGTAACCTCAACAGCAGGAACAGGAGCTGAAGAAAAGAGTGCAGCACAAACGATAAATCAGCGTTCCGATGAAAATGACGCATTATCGAGTCGAGTAAATGAACTTGAACAGGAAGTCGCTACGCTTAAAGCCCAGCTAGCTGAATTGCAAGAAACCGTTAGCGCATTAATCGACTAA
- a CDS encoding dicarboxylate/amino acid:cation symporter, with translation MLSTIKRSLPLQLLTAAILAWVFATIIPAVANITEPVTEQTWYQLILLGKTTYIGLLKMVIGFVVMLSLMQGITNIGSTLKLKTLGVSTLIFYSLTSIIAISLGLGAALLMPEWQPLVEPVTVSDNIKLIEQGAVTGSTITTKLLAMALVNPFSALVNGNLLAIVLFSLLFSVSLLLSLPQKHVVFDVIAGLNTGMNKLVQGIIRLAPIAVFAIVFEFTVTGNTGLFGQLALFALLVFVLTLIHGVIVLPTLAKIFTGIKFSTLFKAISAPLAMAFATSSSSATLPLSMQAAEKDLGVSQSTSSFVLPLGAVMNMDGTALFEGVAAIFLAQLFGIDLSTTGIIMIFIMAMVSSVGAPGMPSGSMSGMQLVMLAAGIPLEGIAILLIIERPLDTFRTAVNVEGDLIAALVVDKWQQNKG, from the coding sequence ATGTTATCAACTATCAAGCGTTCATTGCCGTTGCAATTACTCACCGCCGCTATCTTAGCTTGGGTTTTTGCCACCATCATACCTGCAGTCGCCAATATTACAGAACCAGTGACAGAACAAACTTGGTATCAATTAATCTTGTTAGGAAAGACCACGTATATCGGCTTACTCAAAATGGTCATCGGATTCGTGGTAATGCTGTCGTTAATGCAAGGCATTACCAATATTGGTTCAACATTAAAATTAAAAACACTGGGTGTAAGCACGCTAATTTTTTATAGCCTAACATCCATTATTGCAATCAGCTTAGGACTGGGTGCTGCGTTATTAATGCCAGAATGGCAACCACTTGTGGAGCCAGTGACGGTCAGTGATAACATCAAACTTATCGAACAAGGTGCAGTAACCGGTTCAACCATCACGACAAAACTACTTGCGATGGCATTAGTTAATCCTTTCTCAGCATTAGTAAACGGTAACCTATTAGCGATTGTATTATTTTCGCTGTTATTTTCAGTGTCGTTATTACTCTCATTACCTCAAAAACACGTGGTATTTGATGTTATCGCGGGCTTGAATACAGGCATGAATAAATTAGTTCAGGGCATTATTCGTCTCGCACCCATTGCTGTATTTGCGATCGTGTTTGAGTTTACAGTCACAGGCAACACAGGGTTATTTGGTCAATTAGCATTATTCGCCCTACTGGTCTTTGTACTCACGCTTATCCACGGTGTCATTGTATTACCCACCTTAGCCAAGATTTTTACTGGCATTAAATTCAGCACCTTATTTAAAGCGATATCCGCACCGCTAGCAATGGCATTTGCAACATCGTCAAGCTCTGCAACACTGCCCCTTTCAATGCAAGCCGCAGAAAAAGATCTCGGTGTATCGCAAAGCACCAGTAGTTTTGTGCTGCCCCTTGGCGCAGTGATGAACATGGACGGTACCGCTTTATTTGAAGGTGTTGCTGCTATCTTCCTTGCACAATTATTTGGTATAGATTTAAGTACTACTGGCATCATTATGATTTTCATTATGGCGATGGTTTCATCTGTCGGCGCACCAGGTATGCCATCAGGCTCGATGTCTGGTATGCAGTTAGTGATGTTAGCGGCTGGTATTCCATTAGAAGGGATCGCAATCTTACTTATTATCGAACGTCCACTCGACACATTCCGTACCGCAGTGAACGTCGAAGGTGACCTTATTGCAGCACTGGTTGTTGATAAATGGCAGCAGAATAAAGGTTAA
- the cobO gene encoding cob(I)yrinic acid a,c-diamide adenosyltransferase codes for MTEENSQDKHQQKMQKIQETVTKRVNKATEERGILIVMTGNGKGKTCAGFGNVIRCIGHGFNAGVVQFIKGTWEAGEVKFIQQVRPDMPYHAMKTGFTWDTQDKAADIAAAEQAWEHAKAMLANPDLKMVLLDELTYMLSYQYLDLEEVLSAIRHRPVDQTVIVTGRSAHKDLVAIADTVSEVREEKHAFRSGIKAQIGIDW; via the coding sequence ATGACGGAAGAAAACAGTCAAGATAAGCATCAACAGAAGATGCAAAAAATCCAAGAAACAGTCACCAAACGCGTGAATAAAGCCACTGAAGAACGTGGTATTCTGATCGTAATGACAGGTAACGGTAAAGGTAAAACCTGTGCTGGTTTTGGTAATGTGATTCGCTGTATTGGCCATGGTTTTAACGCAGGTGTTGTACAGTTTATTAAAGGGACATGGGAAGCTGGAGAAGTAAAATTTATCCAACAAGTGCGCCCCGACATGCCTTATCACGCAATGAAAACAGGTTTTACTTGGGACACACAAGATAAAGCCGCTGATATTGCAGCAGCAGAACAAGCATGGGAACATGCTAAAGCGATGCTCGCTAATCCCGATCTAAAAATGGTGTTATTAGATGAACTGACTTATATGCTCAGTTACCAATACTTAGATCTGGAAGAGGTATTAAGCGCTATTCGTCATCGTCCTGTCGATCAAACCGTGATTGTCACAGGCCGAAGTGCACACAAAGATTTAGTCGCAATCGCAGACACCGTAAGTGAAGTGAGAGAAGAAAAACACGCATTTCGCTCAGGCATTAAAGCTCAAATAGGAATTGACTGGTAA
- a CDS encoding NADH:flavin oxidoreductase/NADH oxidase family protein, translated as MTTITLQQGFTLKNGTHIKNRLFKSAMSEQLSDINHNPLPGLATLYHAWALGGLGLSITGNLMVDRKALGEPKQVVLDEQSDLTEFKHWAQQGSVNGTQLWAQLNHPGKQTPNFINAEPVAPSAIALTNGLEKGFNTPRALSETEILNIIGQFQTSAKLAKQVGFTGVQIHGAHGYLVNQFLSPRHNQRDDQWGGSIENRMRFVLSIYQAIRAEVGDEFPIGIKLNSADFMRGGFTEEESMQVVKTLSNAGIDQIEISGGTYESPTMTGHKVKKSTLEREAYFLAYAEKVRAITDTPLVVTGGFRSSKAMLSALQSNATDFIGIARPMSLDTQLPNKLMASDDHKISLPKLTTGVRAIDKIAMLDITWYEAQLARIAKRQQPKANLGTWPVFFKTIYGAGIYAFRKRRA; from the coding sequence ATGACAACAATTACATTACAACAAGGTTTTACCTTAAAAAATGGCACTCATATTAAAAACCGTTTATTTAAATCGGCTATGAGTGAACAGTTAAGCGATATTAACCATAATCCATTACCTGGGCTAGCAACGCTTTATCACGCTTGGGCTTTGGGTGGTTTAGGACTATCAATCACTGGTAATCTCATGGTTGACCGCAAAGCACTTGGCGAGCCAAAGCAAGTCGTACTCGATGAACAGAGTGACCTTACAGAATTCAAACACTGGGCACAGCAAGGCAGTGTTAATGGAACTCAACTGTGGGCGCAGTTAAATCACCCGGGTAAACAAACCCCGAATTTTATTAATGCAGAACCTGTCGCGCCATCCGCTATCGCATTAACCAATGGCTTAGAAAAAGGGTTTAATACTCCTCGTGCACTAAGCGAAACAGAGATATTAAACATTATTGGCCAATTCCAAACCAGTGCAAAACTCGCTAAGCAAGTTGGTTTTACAGGGGTTCAAATTCATGGTGCCCACGGTTATTTAGTCAATCAGTTTCTCTCTCCACGTCATAATCAACGTGACGATCAATGGGGCGGTTCGATCGAGAATCGCATGCGTTTTGTATTATCAATCTATCAGGCAATACGTGCCGAAGTGGGTGATGAATTCCCTATTGGCATTAAACTTAACTCAGCAGACTTTATGCGTGGTGGCTTTACCGAAGAAGAGTCAATGCAGGTAGTAAAAACATTATCTAATGCAGGCATCGACCAAATCGAGATCAGTGGTGGTACTTATGAAAGCCCGACGATGACCGGTCATAAAGTGAAGAAGTCAACGTTAGAACGTGAAGCTTACTTCCTTGCTTATGCAGAAAAAGTACGTGCAATTACTGACACGCCGCTAGTTGTAACAGGTGGTTTCCGTTCAAGTAAAGCCATGCTATCAGCACTACAAAGTAACGCGACAGACTTTATTGGCATAGCACGTCCTATGTCGTTAGATACCCAGCTACCAAATAAATTAATGGCATCGGATGACCATAAAATCAGTTTACCAAAACTAACTACGGGCGTTCGCGCGATTGATAAAATCGCGATGCTAGACATTACTTGGTACGAAGCACAGCTCGCGCGTATTGCTAAACGACAGCAACCAAAAGCAAACTTAGGTACTTGGCCAGTATTCTTCAAAACCATCTATGGTGCAGGCATTTACGCATTCAGAAAACGCCGTGCTTAA